In one window of Streptomyces sp. NBC_01224 DNA:
- a CDS encoding alpha-galactosidase, with the protein MIETGDKGRTWLLTGASSSYALRLTERDELVHLHWGPRIPLAVAEALAAAPEPPFRGFESQLDGREEYPVEGGPRFVRPALSVRTPQVRGTEWAFADATVDGDELRIGFTDSVHRLVLTLHYRVRDDSDVIERWADVAHAGPDGPPLELLRADAAAWVLPARDGWRLSRLHGRWAAESQLARAELTYGESVISSRRGHTGHQYLPWVALDADGAATEEGGEVYGCALGWSGSWRISVQQLPDGLVQITGGAGYDDSGLLLLAPGESYTTPVFAGLWSAEGFGGASRAWHAWQLAHVIPDAQSLRPVLYNSWEATGFDISQEQQRALAERAAAMGVELFVVDDAWFGQRTSDRSGLGDWTPNPDRFPGGLKPLADEVHGLGMQFGIWVEPEMVNADSDLYRAHPDWVQHFPGRARTEFRNQLVLNLARTDVQDYLWEQLDTLLSSAPVDYVKWDFNRSFTDAGWPGEEYQQKLWIEHVDALYALIDRLRAAHPSVAFESCSGGGGRIDLGILSRTDQVWTSDNTDPLDRLTIQEGFGQIHPARVMAAWVTDSPNVQLNDRVSSLRFRFVSAMAGVLGVGGDLTDWSEEELAEARNWVDLYKEIRPVVQHGALYRLRAPRGGLSAVQYVHGDETVVLMWLEAQRYGERPPALRLRGIDPAVTYTCLDTGAAHHGSVLLHQGLHTGLRGDLDARVLRLRRE; encoded by the coding sequence ATGATCGAGACTGGCGACAAGGGCCGGACCTGGCTGCTCACCGGGGCGAGCAGCAGCTACGCACTGCGACTCACCGAGCGGGACGAGCTGGTTCATCTGCACTGGGGGCCGCGGATCCCCCTTGCCGTGGCCGAGGCCCTGGCCGCAGCGCCTGAGCCACCTTTCAGGGGCTTCGAGTCCCAGCTCGACGGCCGCGAGGAGTACCCCGTGGAGGGCGGCCCCCGGTTCGTCCGCCCGGCCCTCTCGGTACGCACCCCTCAGGTCCGCGGCACCGAGTGGGCCTTTGCCGACGCCACGGTGGACGGAGACGAACTCCGTATCGGATTCACCGACTCCGTGCACCGGCTCGTTCTCACCCTGCATTACCGGGTGCGGGACGACTCCGATGTGATCGAGCGCTGGGCCGACGTCGCCCACGCCGGGCCGGACGGTCCGCCGCTGGAACTGCTGCGCGCCGACGCGGCAGCCTGGGTGCTGCCCGCCCGCGACGGCTGGCGGCTTAGCCGGCTGCACGGACGCTGGGCGGCGGAGTCGCAGCTAGCACGGGCGGAGCTGACGTACGGCGAGAGCGTCATCTCCAGCAGGCGCGGCCACACCGGGCACCAGTACTTGCCGTGGGTCGCACTCGATGCCGACGGTGCGGCGACCGAGGAGGGCGGCGAGGTGTACGGCTGTGCGCTCGGCTGGTCCGGGTCGTGGCGGATTTCCGTACAGCAGCTCCCCGATGGGCTCGTACAGATCACCGGCGGCGCCGGCTACGACGACTCGGGGTTGCTGCTGCTCGCGCCGGGCGAGTCGTACACCACCCCGGTCTTCGCCGGTCTGTGGAGTGCGGAGGGGTTCGGGGGGGCGAGCCGGGCCTGGCACGCCTGGCAGCTGGCCCATGTGATCCCGGACGCACAGAGCCTGCGGCCGGTGCTCTACAACTCCTGGGAGGCGACCGGCTTCGACATCTCGCAGGAGCAGCAGCGCGCCCTCGCCGAGCGCGCCGCCGCGATGGGTGTCGAGCTGTTCGTCGTGGACGACGCGTGGTTCGGGCAGCGCACCAGTGACCGGTCCGGGCTCGGCGACTGGACGCCGAATCCGGACCGCTTTCCCGGCGGACTGAAGCCGCTCGCCGACGAAGTGCACGGACTCGGCATGCAGTTCGGTATCTGGGTCGAGCCGGAAATGGTCAATGCCGACAGCGATCTCTATCGTGCACACCCTGACTGGGTGCAGCATTTCCCTGGGCGGGCGCGGACCGAGTTCCGCAATCAACTGGTGCTCAATCTGGCCCGCACCGATGTGCAGGACTATCTGTGGGAGCAACTGGACACACTGCTCTCGAGTGCGCCCGTCGACTATGTGAAATGGGACTTCAACCGCAGCTTCACCGATGCGGGCTGGCCGGGTGAGGAGTATCAGCAGAAACTCTGGATCGAGCATGTGGACGCCCTGTACGCGCTGATCGACCGGCTCCGGGCCGCGCACCCCTCCGTCGCCTTCGAGTCCTGCTCGGGCGGCGGCGGCCGGATCGACCTGGGGATTCTGTCCCGTACGGACCAGGTGTGGACCTCCGACAACACCGACCCGCTCGACCGCCTCACCATCCAGGAGGGCTTCGGCCAGATCCATCCGGCCCGGGTGATGGCCGCCTGGGTCACCGACAGTCCGAATGTCCAGCTCAACGACAGGGTCAGCTCACTGCGGTTCCGTTTCGTGAGCGCGATGGCCGGTGTGCTCGGGGTCGGTGGGGACCTCACCGACTGGAGTGAGGAGGAGCTGGCGGAGGCGCGGAACTGGGTGGATCTCTACAAGGAGATCCGGCCGGTGGTGCAGCACGGCGCGCTGTACCGGCTGCGCGCCCCGCGCGGCGGACTCAGCGCGGTCCAGTACGTCCACGGGGACGAAACCGTGGTCCTGATGTGGCTGGAGGCACAGAGGTACGGGGAGCGGCCCCCGGCCCTGCGGTTGCGCGGGATCGACCCCGCAGTGACGTACACCTGCCTGGACACCGGGGCGGCGCACCACGGTTCGGTACTGCTGCATCAGGGGCTGCACACCGGGCTTCGGGGGGATCTCGATGCGCGGGTGCTGAGGCTCCGACGCGAATGA
- a CDS encoding STM4011 family radical SAM protein: MDLTILYRGPLASCDYDCPYCPFAKRRDSREQLRADRAALERFAAWAAAQTGDRISVLFTPWGEGLVRSWYRRALVELAQLPHIGRVAIQTNLSTRTGWLAEAGDAGREKIALWCTYHPGQTPYERFLTKCRELTALGIRHSVGVVGLDGHLDEARRLRTALPDEVYLWVNAAEGHTYTDEEADRWTGLDPLFPYSRHPHRSAGLPCRTGESVISVDGGGTVRRCHFVPAELGNLYDGSYRRSLGPRACPLAVCDCHIGYVHLETLPLYDVFAGGVLERIPASPLSPLAGRS, from the coding sequence ATGGACCTGACCATTCTCTACCGCGGTCCGCTCGCGTCCTGCGACTACGACTGCCCGTACTGCCCGTTCGCCAAGCGGCGCGACAGCCGGGAGCAGCTGCGCGCCGACCGCGCCGCGCTGGAGCGGTTCGCGGCGTGGGCCGCGGCGCAGACCGGCGACCGGATCTCGGTCCTGTTCACCCCGTGGGGCGAGGGTCTGGTCCGCTCCTGGTACCGGCGTGCGCTGGTCGAGCTGGCGCAGCTGCCGCACATCGGCCGGGTCGCGATCCAGACCAATCTCAGCACCCGCACGGGGTGGCTGGCCGAGGCAGGTGACGCCGGACGCGAGAAGATCGCGCTCTGGTGCACGTACCACCCGGGGCAGACACCGTACGAGCGGTTCCTCACCAAGTGCCGGGAGCTGACCGCGCTCGGTATCCGCCACAGCGTCGGTGTCGTCGGTCTCGACGGCCATCTCGACGAGGCGCGGCGGCTGCGAACCGCCCTGCCGGACGAGGTCTATCTCTGGGTGAACGCCGCGGAGGGGCACACCTATACGGACGAGGAAGCGGATCGGTGGACGGGCCTCGACCCGCTCTTCCCGTACAGCCGGCATCCGCACCGGTCGGCCGGGCTGCCGTGCCGGACGGGCGAGTCGGTCATCTCGGTGGACGGCGGCGGCACGGTGCGACGCTGCCATTTCGTCCCGGCGGAGCTCGGCAACCTCTACGACGGGAGCTACCGGCGCTCTCTCGGCCCGCGGGCCTGTCCGCTGGCTGTCTGTGACTGTCACATCGGCTATGTGCACCTGGAGACGCTGCCGCTGTACGACGTCTTCGCGGGCGGTGTGCTGGAACGGATACCGGCGTCCCCGTTGTCGCCCCTCGCCGGACGGTCCTGA
- a CDS encoding STM4013/SEN3800 family hydrolase yields the protein MSEIVGSHDLLLITLDTLRYDVAAELAAAGRIPHLARHLPDGVWEKRHAPGSFTYASHQAIFAGFLPTPAGRGPHPRLFAARFAGSESTASGTFVFDTPDLLSGLAGAGYRTVCIGGVGFFNRQGPLGSVLPGMFQESHWEPEFGVASPTSFEAQVARAEQVVAELPAEQRLFLFVNVAAMHQPNWFHQPGATREAGDSRATHAAALEYVDAHIGRLFAAASSRRRCFAIVCSDHGTAYGDGGYTGHRLGHESVWTVPYAHFFLEPGATAP from the coding sequence ATGAGCGAGATCGTGGGCAGCCACGACCTGCTGCTCATCACCCTGGACACACTGCGCTACGACGTGGCGGCGGAGCTCGCCGCCGCCGGACGCATCCCGCATCTGGCGCGCCATCTGCCGGACGGTGTCTGGGAGAAGCGGCATGCGCCCGGCAGCTTCACCTACGCCTCCCACCAGGCAATCTTCGCGGGATTCCTGCCGACTCCGGCCGGCCGGGGGCCGCACCCCCGGCTGTTCGCTGCGCGTTTCGCGGGCAGTGAGTCCACCGCTTCGGGCACCTTTGTCTTCGACACCCCCGATCTGCTGTCCGGCCTCGCCGGTGCGGGCTACCGCACGGTGTGCATCGGCGGCGTCGGCTTCTTCAACCGGCAGGGGCCGCTCGGCTCCGTACTGCCCGGCATGTTCCAGGAGAGCCACTGGGAACCGGAGTTCGGCGTCGCGTCGCCCACTTCCTTCGAGGCACAGGTGGCCCGTGCCGAGCAGGTCGTCGCCGAACTCCCCGCCGAGCAGCGGCTGTTCCTCTTCGTCAATGTGGCCGCCATGCACCAGCCCAACTGGTTCCACCAGCCGGGGGCCACGCGTGAGGCGGGCGATTCCCGCGCCACCCATGCCGCCGCCCTGGAGTACGTCGACGCCCACATCGGCCGGCTCTTCGCTGCCGCGAGCAGCCGCCGCCGCTGCTTCGCCATCGTCTGCTCCGACCACGGAACGGCGTACGGGGATGGCGGCTACACCGGTCACCGGCTCGGTCACGAGTCCGTCTGGACCGTTCCGTACGCGCACTTCTTCCTGGAACCGGGGGCCACCGCACCATGA
- a CDS encoding SGNH/GDSL hydrolase family protein — MADDSRKNQRGVINRHGVIGSYAAIGDSFTEGVGDPGPDGTFVGWADRFAVLLADQLPDPDAGTSTEGSTHGNFRYANLAVRGRLLDQIVEEQVPRAKELAPDLVSFCAGGNDIIRPGTDPDDVAERFERAVAELTESVGTVLVTTGFDTRGVPVLRHLRGKIATYTAHVRSIADRYDCPVLDLWSLRSVQDRRAWDDDRLHLSPEGHTRVALRAAQVLGIDVPADPDQEWPPQAQRGTLEVRRDDIHWAREYLVPWIGRRLRGESSGDHVEAKRPDLLPL, encoded by the coding sequence GTGGCAGACGATTCGAGAAAAAATCAACGTGGCGTCATCAACCGACATGGCGTCATCGGGTCGTACGCAGCGATTGGCGACAGCTTCACCGAGGGAGTCGGCGACCCCGGCCCGGATGGAACCTTCGTCGGCTGGGCGGACCGTTTCGCGGTACTTCTCGCGGACCAGCTCCCGGACCCCGATGCGGGGACGAGTACCGAAGGCTCCACTCATGGGAATTTCAGGTACGCCAATCTCGCCGTACGCGGACGCCTCCTCGACCAGATCGTCGAGGAGCAGGTGCCGCGCGCCAAGGAGCTCGCACCCGACCTGGTGAGCTTCTGCGCGGGCGGCAACGACATCATCAGGCCCGGCACCGACCCCGACGACGTGGCCGAGCGCTTCGAGCGCGCGGTGGCCGAGCTGACCGAATCGGTCGGCACCGTCCTGGTCACCACCGGCTTCGACACCCGAGGCGTTCCCGTGCTGCGCCATCTGCGCGGCAAGATCGCCACCTACACCGCCCATGTGCGGTCCATCGCCGACCGCTACGACTGCCCGGTCCTCGACCTGTGGTCGCTGCGGTCCGTCCAGGACAGGCGCGCCTGGGACGACGACCGGCTCCATCTGTCACCCGAGGGGCACACCAGGGTCGCACTGCGCGCCGCCCAGGTCCTCGGCATCGATGTGCCGGCCGACCCCGACCAGGAATGGCCCCCTCAGGCACAGCGCGGCACGCTCGAAGTACGGCGCGACGACATCCACTGGGCGCGCGAGTACCTGGTTCCGTGGATCGGCCGGCGGCTGCGCGGCGAGTCCTCCGGCGACCATGTCGAGGCGAAGCGGCCGGACCTCCTGCCGCTCTAG
- a CDS encoding M23 family metallopeptidase, with protein MPISGKHRRTKSSTIARGIAAAGAGGAVIALPLLGATGAQAAPQSAPTAAPQSASAAATHAAPAKPVAQKQAATTTYSVVSGDYLSKIATEHKVKGGWQKLYQDNRKVVGEDPSLIFPGMKLTLGGKASGDAASTGAGSGAALPSKAPSVPSSVVEKSAPAKSAPAKSAPAKSAPAKVSTVTESKTSAPAGRSNSSGYSHPVPGNHTTGYRASGSNWSSGSHTGIDFPVFTGTSVKAITSGTVVTAGWGGAYGNQVVIKHADGHYSQYGHLSSISVSAGQTVGTGQQIGLSGATGNATGPHLHFEVRTGPAYGSDIDPIAYLASHGIYV; from the coding sequence ATGCCCATATCGGGTAAGCATCGTCGTACGAAGTCCAGCACCATCGCCCGTGGCATCGCCGCCGCAGGCGCCGGTGGTGCCGTCATCGCACTGCCGCTGCTCGGCGCCACCGGTGCCCAGGCCGCGCCGCAGTCGGCCCCGACCGCCGCGCCGCAGTCGGCCTCCGCCGCCGCCACGCACGCCGCCCCGGCCAAGCCGGTCGCGCAGAAGCAGGCCGCCACCACGACGTACTCCGTCGTCTCCGGCGACTACCTGTCGAAGATCGCCACCGAGCACAAGGTCAAGGGCGGCTGGCAGAAGCTGTACCAGGACAACCGCAAGGTCGTCGGTGAAGACCCCAGCCTGATCTTCCCGGGCATGAAGCTGACGCTCGGCGGCAAGGCGTCGGGTGACGCCGCGTCCACCGGCGCCGGCTCGGGCGCGGCCCTCCCGTCGAAGGCCCCCTCGGTGCCCTCGTCGGTCGTGGAGAAGTCCGCCCCGGCCAAGTCGGCCCCGGCCAAGTCCGCCCCGGCCAAGTCCGCCCCGGCCAAGGTCTCGACGGTCACGGAGTCCAAGACCTCCGCTCCGGCCGGCCGGAGCAACAGCTCCGGCTACAGCCACCCGGTCCCCGGCAACCACACCACCGGATACCGCGCCTCCGGCTCCAACTGGTCCAGCGGCAGCCACACCGGCATCGACTTCCCCGTCTTCACCGGCACCAGCGTGAAGGCCATCACCTCCGGCACCGTCGTCACCGCCGGCTGGGGCGGCGCGTACGGCAACCAGGTCGTCATCAAGCACGCCGACGGCCACTACTCGCAGTACGGCCACCTGTCCTCGATCTCTGTCTCCGCGGGCCAGACCGTGGGCACCGGTCAGCAGATCGGCCTCTCCGGTGCCACCGGCAACGCCACCGGCCCGCACCTGCACTTCGAGGTCCGCACGGGCCCGGCGTACGGCTCGGACATCGACCCGATCGCCTACCTGGCTTCGCACGGCATCTACGTCTGA
- a CDS encoding STM4012 family radical SAM protein — MSRTTTIAQTTRPYQSYVYAYPHKTAYRPLADRPALRELWAGERKDALSLYLHIPFCEVRCGFCNLFTRIGAPDELTTRYLDALDRQATAVRDALGDAEPVRFAAAAFGGGTPTFLTAAELERLCDIAEKRMGADLRSVPLSVETSPSTATADRLAVLADRGTTRISIGVQSFVEAEARAAVRPQRRADVEAALDRIRDARIPILNIDLIYGIDGQSEDSWRTSLDAALGWQPEELYLYPLYVRPLTGLGRLDADGEAASGAAWDEQRLRLYRTGRDHLLAHGYEQVSMRMFRRAGAPRTDGPDDYACQTDGMIGLGCGARSYTSKLHYSFDYAVEMREVRAIIDGYTTTEDFSRAEVGRYVDGDEARRRHLLQSVLQAEGLQPAEYRKRFGTSPADDFPAELARFEARGWLDATAGASGPLRLSPEGLAHSDALGPELFSPGVRAVMASYELK; from the coding sequence ATGAGCCGCACCACGACCATCGCACAGACCACCCGCCCGTACCAGAGCTATGTCTACGCCTATCCGCACAAGACCGCCTATCGCCCTCTGGCCGACCGGCCGGCGTTGCGCGAGCTGTGGGCGGGAGAGCGCAAGGACGCGCTCTCGCTCTATCTCCACATACCGTTCTGCGAGGTCCGCTGCGGCTTCTGCAATCTCTTCACCCGGATCGGCGCTCCCGACGAGCTGACGACCCGGTATCTCGATGCTCTGGACCGGCAGGCCACCGCCGTCCGCGACGCGCTGGGAGACGCCGAGCCGGTGCGTTTCGCAGCGGCGGCGTTCGGCGGGGGCACTCCCACGTTCCTGACCGCGGCGGAGCTGGAGCGGCTCTGCGACATCGCGGAGAAGCGGATGGGCGCCGATCTGCGGTCCGTCCCGCTGTCGGTCGAGACGTCTCCGTCGACCGCGACGGCCGACCGGCTGGCCGTCCTCGCCGACCGCGGGACGACGAGGATCAGCATCGGCGTGCAGAGCTTCGTCGAAGCCGAGGCGCGTGCCGCTGTGCGACCGCAGCGCCGCGCGGATGTGGAGGCGGCGCTGGACCGGATACGAGATGCCCGCATCCCGATCCTGAACATCGACCTGATCTACGGCATCGACGGGCAGAGCGAGGACAGCTGGCGCACATCGCTGGACGCGGCGCTCGGCTGGCAACCGGAGGAGCTGTATCTCTATCCGCTGTATGTCCGCCCGCTGACCGGTCTCGGGCGGCTCGACGCCGACGGCGAGGCAGCCTCGGGCGCCGCCTGGGACGAGCAGCGGCTGCGGCTGTACCGCACGGGCCGCGACCATCTCCTCGCCCACGGCTACGAGCAGGTGTCCATGCGGATGTTCCGCCGCGCCGGCGCCCCGCGGACGGACGGCCCCGACGACTACGCCTGCCAGACCGACGGCATGATCGGCCTGGGGTGCGGCGCCCGTTCGTACACCTCGAAGCTGCACTACTCCTTCGACTACGCGGTGGAGATGCGTGAGGTGCGGGCGATCATCGACGGCTACACCACGACCGAGGACTTCTCGCGCGCCGAGGTCGGACGCTACGTCGACGGCGACGAGGCGCGCCGCCGCCACCTCCTGCAGTCCGTCCTCCAGGCCGAGGGGCTGCAACCGGCCGAATACCGGAAGCGGTTCGGCACCTCCCCTGCCGACGACTTCCCCGCCGAACTGGCCCGGTTCGAGGCGCGCGGCTGGCTCGACGCGACGGCCGGGGCGTCCGGCCCGCTACGGCTCTCCCCCGAGGGCCTGGCCCACTCCGACGCGCTGGGCCCCGAACTCTTCTCCCCCGGCGTACGGGCCGTGATGGCCTCGTACGAACTGAAGTGA